Genomic DNA from Lactuca sativa cultivar Salinas chromosome 8, Lsat_Salinas_v11, whole genome shotgun sequence:
tatatatatatatatatatatatatatatatatatatatatatatatatatatatatatatatatatatatatatatatatatatatatatggctagccCAAGCCCAGGGCAGCAAATCCTGAAGGGGCATGAATCTTTCAAAAtctattatatatgtattttgttatTTGGGTCATATTTGATAAACTACTAAGTTTAGTTCCTTTCAAAAAGGGGAAGCCAGAAGCGCTTCTTAACATTGAGACTTATTACGATGTGGATTGGAATTTGATTTCGCATGCTTCCCACTTTTCGATCCAAGCACCAACCACACGTCCACGCCTAATAATTGAAGATGATGAAGACGAGGCGTCTCGTTTTGTAGAAGGTGATGGACCATTCAAAATAAAAATCTTAATCTAGTCTAATTCAAGCCAACTGTTTTGTTATGTTCTCTCACTCTCGCTTAGTCGCTCCTCCTAATTTTGCTTCTTTCTTAATCGTTTCTTCTACAGTCCTATTATTCTTCTAAAGATTCAAACAATCATTCACTCTGCTAATCACTCATATTAAAGTGAAGTATCAAAGAGTAATTAAACGATTCGGTCCTCCTAATCGATATAGGTAAGTTTTCCCCAGTATTTTAAATAGAGCTTAATCAAGGGCTGCTATAAGTTTTCCTGATTTTATGAAATTTTAGTTTTCTTATATAACTAACTGCTGAAAATAAGTTGTCGATCAAACTTGTAATATTCTTGATCCAGGGTTGCTGTAAGTTCATTGATTTTTGGAGATAATTTTATTTCTTAAATTTCTTGAAACTTTTATAAGGTTTTATGCTATACGATTTTCTTAATGTAATTGTTTTTCTTACTTCTGATTAATCTGATGTATGCTAAATTCTAATTGAAAGTCTGATATGTGCATTCTGATTTTGAAAATCCGTTATAAGATTCTGAATTTTATAACTCTATATATCttgattttgaaattttggtACTGAAATTCTGATATTGAAAATCTGTAATGTGAAAATCTAATGTATCTGAAATTCTTAAGTGAATTAAAATGCtaaaattcttattttaaaaatCTGATGTATCTGAAAATTTGATATTAAAATTATGATATTAAATTTCTGGTATCGAAATTGTGTTATGTGAATTCCAATTTTGAAAAATTGATGTGTATGAAAATCTAATAGGTTATCTGAATAATATGATGTATCAGATTTATGAAAATCTTATgttaatgtaatttttgaaaatttgaagtACCATGACTCAATAAAGTTTCTAACAGATTAGCAATTTCAAGTATCAAATGTCAATTTGTACAAAgtctttaattaaaataaaataagaggTATTTGGCTTCCAAAAAAATGAATGAAGACATTGTATTAAATGAATTTCTGTATGATTTTGTTTGTATAACCTTGATTTAAGTtggctataatttttttttcatttttgctaTATAAATTGTTTTTTATATAAGGACATTAATTTAGTATCTCGCCCGAGGCATTGAAAATCAATAGAccggccatatatatatatatatatatatatatatatatatatatatatatatatatatatatatatatatagttttttttacTTACTAATATTATAAAATTACATTATATTATGTACTGAAACCAAGAAAAGCTTCATTCCTTCCATAATTAACATCCAATCATtttcaactttctgaattcaaaaTGACAAGATATGAACATTATTGCTAATGATAATTCACCACATGTAAAAAGGTAACAAGGTCCTCTATGAAGATCAAAATTCAAAAGAAAACACTAAGGTTGGAGGGTATCTAGCGGGGAAGAAGGTGCGGGAAAGAAATCGCATCCGGAAACACAATATTGTGACCGCGATTTAGGGGTGTGGGGAAAGGGTGAGGGGAGGCTATCCCACCCTCTCTCTTCTCGTGTGATTGATCAacattcttttttaatttttttgttcagtttttttaatatttattaaattttatatatatatatatatatatatatatatatatatatatatatatatatatatatatatatatatatataaaattaaaattttgaatataGTGAAAGGCGAGTGACTGGAAAGCTGACATGACATTCAAAAAGTGAAAGGTGAAAGATGGGTATACCCTATGGCCTAAGGATAGTCGTAACGTCTCAAATTTCAAACtataattttcttttcttttttaaaatgtAAACAAGACATTCTTTTTCCATAAAGGTGAAGAACTAATAGTTCCGAAACCCAAAAAGCTGAACATATGAAAATCATTGTATCTAAAAACACCAAAAGTAGCGAAagtataaaacataaacataggAGATGTGCATGTGTCATGGTCGCGTTGGAGCCTTCCCATTGCCAGAAGCACAACTTAAATAACATTTAATACACACCTATaaacacaaaacttagtgagtttccaaaATATCACAAATACGAAAGTAATAACTATGCATAAACCAAATTAGGTTGTTTAGCTCACGGCCTAACCCGATCTTGCTATCATCATAATCGGGCTTGTTTGACTCACAATCTAATCCGATCTTGTCATCATCCTAATCGGACAGTTTGACTCACGGCCGGATTTGGTCTTGTCATCAGCCAAATAAAGCATATTAAACATACAAGCAAACAAGTATCCCGTATATGCAACAAGACCACGTGAAGGAGAAGCATAAAGTTGTAAGCCATGACCAATGGTACCCCGTGTATAACAAAGGGCAGTGAGGTGAGGGTCACGAGGATCGTGTGTGAAGAGACAAATCTGGTGAACAACATAGGCAATGTCTGGTCTGGTGAATGTAAGATATTACATGACACCAGCTAGACTCCGATACATGGTAGGATCTGCAATAAGGAGGGCCAGAAGAATCCAATTTAGAGAAGGTGTCAGCTGGGGTACGAGTTGGTTTACAATTCAACATATGAGCACGGTTAAGGATCTCTAAGGCATACTTGCGTTGAGATAAGAACATGCCTGACTTGTCTCTGGTAACCGCAATACTAAGAAAATAGTTAGATCCCCAAGGTTTGTCATAGAAAACTCAGTACTAAGAGTGGAAGTGATGCGTTGTATCAAGGCATTGGATGAAGCAGTAAGAACTATATCATCCACATAAAGAGGCAGGTAGGCTGTATGCGGCCTCTGTCTATAAGTGAATAAAGAAGAGTCACAACGACTGTTAGTAAAACCAAGTTTGCAAATGTATTGCGCAAACCGATGAAACCAAGCCCATGGAGCCCGCTTGAGGCCATATAAAGATCTCTGTAGCAAACACGTGTGATGTGGATATCTAAAATGCCGAAACCCCAGTGGCTGATGCATATAGACGGTCTCATGCAAATCACCATGAAGGAATGCATTTTTCACATCAAGTAGTCGAACAGGCCAATTTTAAGAGACAACCAATGTGAGAACCGTGCGGATGGTGGTGGGTTTAACCATTGGACTAAATGTCTCATCGCAATCAATGCCTGGTCATTGACTACGACCATTTGCTACAAATCTAGCCTTGTAGCGTGCCAAAGATCCATCAGCATGTTGCTTTTTCTTAAACAGCCATATACAATTTATAATGTTTGCACCTGCAGTTCATGGAGCTAGAACCCACGTTTTATTAGTGATAAGAGCATTAAATTCATCCTTCATTGCATTAAACCAGTGAGGATCTTTAAAACCTTGTAAATTGTTATGGGGAATCGGAGAAGAAGTATCAACATGAAGATTCAATTTCCGAATGGGTTTGACAATACCTACACGAGACCTAGTGACCATTGGATGAGAAGGAGCCGGAGGAGATAAACTTGGATCTAGAGAGGTGACTGAGTCAGGAGAGAGAGATTTGGTTGTTTTGGATGAGCAAAACAAAATACCCGAGCCGTTCAGAGAGGCAGCGGACGAAAAAGGAGAGACAGTCGAGGCTGCTGTTGAAGAAGTCGAAGGACTGGCAGGGATATCGCCATGCACGGGTGAGGGTGGAGGGACATAATTTTGTAAGGTAGGAGAAGTATGTGTAGGCGATGTTTGGCGTAAGGAAGCTGAGGGTATGTGGTGATCATCAATTTGATTGAGAAACTCATAGGAGGGAGGCAAATCTGGAGTCATTGACCCGAATGGAAAAATTGTTTCATCGAAGGTAAAATGGTGAGATATAATGATATCTTGAGTTTCAAGATTGAGACAACGAAAGCCCTTATGTTGCAATGGATACCCAAGAAAAATGAAAGGAACGGATTTGGGTCCAACTTTGTGTGAGTTATTTGTGCGCACATAACAGAGACAACCAAAAACACGAAGATGGGAGTATGATGGTAGTTAGTTAAACAATTTTCGAAAAGGTATGTCATTGTGTAAGGTGGTGGATGGAAGGATATTTAAGAGGTAAACTGCCATATGTAACGCTTCCACCCAATATGTAGGTGGAAGATGAGCATGAAAAAGGAGAGTGTGGGTCATGTTTTTGATGGTTCTCAACATTCGttcaaaatttccattttgttaGGAAGTATGAGGGCATGAGAAATGAATATGAATGCCATTAGAGTCACAAAGGTCAtgaaattgtttgtttttgtatTCCTCCCCGTTGTCACATTGGAAAGATTAGATTTCGGTTTTAAACTGATTTTTAACATATTGGCGAAAATGCACAAATTTAGAGAACACATCGGATTTAAAACGCAAAGGATAAACCCAAACAAAGTGTGTGAAATTATCAAGGAAGATAACATAATATTTGATATCACATCGTAGGAGGATTTGTTTGGTTTGAAGATCCTTCACATGAAAACCAAACGGGTCAAATTCAATGCTACACCAATTATCATCAGTAAAACGACGAACataaatgagatttttaatgATATTGGGAGTAATAAGAACATTTTTAAGAGTCAAAGGGTGATAAGGATGTAAATATGAAAGATCAGTGTTTCCTATTTTATTTACAACAATTTTAGATCCATCACCAACAAATACAAAAGAACAATTAACGTGATCACTAATACGTGGGTCTGGATGAAGGTTATCTGTGGTCCCGTTGTCTATATACCAGTCATTATTGTTGGGGTCATTCAAATTCATAGTGCTAAACATTTCTAGTAATGCAGTGGGCACCGTATTATGTTGTAGCAGGTGGAGAAAACAAGTTCCAAGGAGGCGAGAGTTGAGTGTTGGTTGCATAAGCCTGTTGAGGTTGTTGGGCCGGCGCATATTGTCTTTGATATTGTTGAGTGTTTGCTGTCCAGGTGAGCTGCAGATTGTTGTTGGGCTGAGGCAAAGGGAGGAGGCCCACCTGTTGTCCTAGTTGATACCAACCAAAACCCCACCCATGTGGgacattttgactttgaccagagaaCCCAGAAGCTAGAAAAACATTCGACCCAACATAAGATGTCGACCCACCCTGAAAGTGACCACCACGACTTCCACTGATTCGCCCCCCTCGACCTCCGTTTCTGCCGCCCCTGTTTCCTCGACCATCAGTTCTTCCTCCACGGCCTTGCGGACTGCCACGAGTGTGATAAGTTGTTGAGAGAGCGGTCGGCAAGGAAGAGTGGTCAGAGTGATGAGGTCCACTGTTGCATTGCTCATTGAGGAGAAGATGATGATCCTCATCTTCAAGCATAGAGCGACCCTCAAGGAAGAAGGGAATGGTTTCTACCATCTGATTAGACTCGCAACATGGTTGAATTTGGAAGAAAGTCCATTTATTGTGTAGATAACTAGGTTCTTCTCGGATACTTCAGCATCAAGATTCTCTAAAAGATCAGCAAGTGTTTGAATCTTGTTGCAATATTGGGTGATAGTGGAGGATCCCATGGTAAGATTACGTAATTGGGAGTCATATTGTATTGTTTTGGAATCCTTATTGGAGTGAAAGAGGGTCGAGTTACGACCACAGAGCATGTGCATTTGGCTTCTTCTTGGAGGACATCTATAGTAGAGAAGGAGAAAGCATACCATAAATCCACATCTTGACGATGTTATCGATTCGTTTCCATTCCTCCATGTCGGAGGAGGCAGGATCAGCGGGTGGTTGAAGATGGTGACCTACACCGAACCCAGAACAATGTGTTTCAAATAGTTCATGCCATGAGTCGTAATTCATTCTTTCAAGATCAAGAATAATTGGAATGGAGGATCGGATATTTGCGATGCCGTATGGGTTTTCGGTGATTTTGGAATCAACAGTCTTGGGGATTTCAGTGATTTTGGGATCAGTAGTCTTGGGATTTTCATCGTTTTTACCAACCATAGTAGAGAAGACAGGAAGGGGAAAGAGATTGGAAAGGTAGAATGAGAAAGAGAACAAAGCAGAAAACAGTCGGCAAGAGGAGAAGAACGGCTGCTAGGGTCAAGAGAATTTTTAGGAGATGTTGATTCACAACTCTGATACCATGAACAAGGGATCTTTTCCCATGCCACCTCATTCTTAttatttagaatatatatatatatatatatatatatatatatatatatatatatacacacacacacaatagtGCGCTTGAggcatataacaaatataaaaggCCTAATAACTATACAATAATCAAGCAATACAAAAATAGATATGTAGACTAACAAGACCATAATGGTCTAGCTAAGCATACAATCATGTCATAGTATTACACAAACATCCAACATATAAAGGATCCAATTACGACATAAGTAATATAGTATGAGGACCGATAAAATTAGGTTATCGTTTGTCGGTCAAAACCACCACGAAATCACTATGTAAAAGACCTAATATATTACATGCGACACTTTTTAAGGCAATTGAAGTATTTACACTTAGAAATGCATTCAGAATGCTACTCCAGTCTTCGATGAATCTAGACCGTTGACAAACATAACACTGTTCACAATACATAAGTACAGGTACATTAAAAACAAGATTTATGtattaagttttttttatgtACAAATATAACTTTAAATAGATAGAAAATAATATAcgatttcgtggatataaagaatatcTAAAATGGAGATTGTACGCAAAAGTTATGACCATTTAAAGAAAACAAATCAATATTATTATAACTAATTTTCCCAAAAATGAACTTTAAATCGATTCGTTGGAATAGCTACGTATTTCACTAAGTAATTTAGAACACATTTTTAGAATCGGGCAATAACCTAATATTTGATTTCATTTTAGGAATTTTATCCACATGAAGTCTTGATCGTTTTACAAAATCATTCGTAACGTTGACATTGGAAAACATCGGATAAACTATTTTGAACGCAAATTTGACATAGTTATGTATTTGGTTAGCTAAATATTTTTACATATTTTGAAATGTAATTTCTGGAACATCGAACTAgtgttttcgaaaaaaaaaaactagagatTACGTTTTTCGTCGGAAAATGGCACGCATATCGAGAGGTCGCTACATTTCACGTTTATAATGGAGCCACTTGTCATTTCTATGGTACCATGTGTCAATCTCTAGGTGTTCCACCTCTCTCCCacctctctataaatagagagagaggggggagagTGACCACCCTTTCTCCTCACCAaatatctctctctccctctctcgcTCTCAATCCCTCTCATTACGGCCGCTTGCCGTCCCCACGCGCTGCCGTGTTCCGGACGCAACGTTCTTTCCAGCCACCATCGCAACCCCTTCCGACCACCGAAACACCTCTGATCAGTCGGGGACTTCCCTCTCCCGCGTCGCAACCAACAATCGCTGAGATCCATCACAAACCGCCGTCGGCGAGGCTTTTTCGGTGAACTCCGACGACAATAAACTTTACGTTTTCATATTCGTTTCGACCCGATatacaactgtgacatccccaaaatcacggccagaaaagaccggtttgtttatgctttgtttaaaaatcagagtaacattttaaataaaagtgttgcggaatttgtcccaaaacaaaatatgataaagatttatcaaaagcatttccatagaaatgtatttcattaaaaagacttgggatgtcatgttcataaagatcaaaagcataaatagtacaatataagccttactacattatttcatatctacaggcctatatccacaATCCCTCgcccaaacatcatatctatgcttaagcgccactacctgtaatacataaaactgagtgggtcaggcatgggaacctggtgagcacatagggttttcaacctacaataaataagtttattaatttcatcaatcaacaataacccgattacccgttcctgttatcctcactttacgtccctaaacacctatcataagggacctagtctaaggatcatcatcgggatggacactaatgctaaggggattccttaacaataaatgtcctaaaggcaaccatgtgggggatggagtacaccggtgaacacatcgctcacaaacacctacaggttgcgagcctgctagtgttccactggactgtctagaagagtccgtggtcgtcatccatactccgctagatgacagaatcaacaacatcaacatcgaggcctctcatcattttatcacacatcacctattacatctacccatgttttaccccaacattttcgtagatataaaatacatatacagttcaaatcattgaaaacatgtataacaatgttcatccagcatagatagcaagtattcagataatatgcacacatagcacgtaatttagataaaatacttcatatctatgtgtaagctgaaagtaactatgcactcacctgaaaggtggtgactcagcactcggacagcgcttcgatactctcaaaacgattttccttcgataaaacctagtatcgataccactagggtttaatctaacgataaccgcgacaaattaatagtctggctattattgttattatataagtgttaaataacacttaatataactcataataatagcccaaataattattttaaggacctaataacattcctataattatttgaaagctatataaaaaattgcgtaagcgtagcacacttacagcgaataatatcgaaaaccggaacttatttggagcaacgtttcgaaaccgaaagactcctttttctcgggacg
This window encodes:
- the LOC111907614 gene encoding uncharacterized protein LOC111907614, yielding MVGKNDENPKTTDPKITEIPKTVDSKITENPYGIANIRSSIPIILDLERMNYDSWHELFETHCSGFGVGHHLQPPADPASSDMEEWKRIDNIVKMWIYGMLSPSLL